The nucleotide window TCACAAAAACGGACCAAAAATGAAATCACAGATAATTATAAGGTAACAGGAGAACTTATAAATTGACTACAATAATTACAATAACTTTTTTTGCACCAAATTGAGGAAATGTCTGATTTTAGCTAGGCCTATTCCAGTACTTGAATTTCTGAGCTCCACATTCAAGTTCAAGTAGGCAACTTCAAGCCCCTTGAAGTTGCCTACTTGTTTAAAATAGCAGGTTTAACATGGAAAACAAAACTTATTCGTCAAgttatttcattaccagatcatattgTGAATAAGCCCACTAGGCTATGTAATTTGTTGTCATTATATCCAGAATAATTAATAGGAATAGCGTTGGGTGTTGCGCAATAGTCTATCCTACACAATTGCGCACAGTAGACTCGGTGTCCAATCCGAGGCACAAATACATATGAAAACATGAACTCATTACCTTgatgctttctctgttaaatctaacaagaccctgctgtaaatcaagcagacaacaTCAATTCGCTAGGGATGTTATATCCAACATGGATCCAGGCACAACTGTCTTCACCGGTGTAAAGAATGAAACACCAAAATATTCTGGACATCCCTTGTGAATTTTCTAGCACTTGGGCTGTTGTTGCATCGCATGCCCGATCACAACAGCTGTTcgtcacttgactgtcattctGAAAATTCCTTCCTGGATCAGATGACAATGTGTGAAAATGTCACGCGTAACTAATCAGCTAGACACCAAATGCCCATGCAACAActattatgcataattattgaagaaccacgtTAATGATAGTATTGATTTAAGTTTGAAGTATCAAGGTAAGGTGACTATTTCGGTTAGAAGCATTCCATTTTgcaatgcatacattattttggatttgtgtgcccatgaaaagTTTTCACCCCGTAACATAAGGACGAAGTGTTACGtagttacactgcatttctgagatGTCTATACAAAAAAACTGTCCGacagctagatccaggattcttacagggttcaagttcaatgtctaatttaactgattaGTATATGATATAGCGACAActtacactgccataaatgcaaggacagaaaagtaatgttttatgtcacacgattttggacaaatccgtcaagacaccaaccatgatAAAGGATTAAACATAGGTTTTAAATCAACTTGTGAATTTTATTGAATATAGCTATGATCCCCCCTTATATAATAATGTAATGACATTAACAAATTTGGAGGATTATTATCAATGACTTTtcaacagctgtaacaagttgtccagtgtaggaaatcctcactggtacactagtttatagaaagacccataccATTTACCAAACTCTGTCACATTATTACAGTGAATGGAATGATGggtgtcataaccatgtcatatgcCGTTATAGAGTGTGCACAGACACCTTAAGTAAAGTGACATTAATTTGAGGTGTTATAAAACAGTTATGAATGTGCATAATACCACAGGATGAGTTTATAGTATCACAAAACCATTCAGGATCTCCAAGAAACATGGGCACATACGTAGTTAGGATTatcatttttatttattacaaCAAATGAAACAATAAACTTCTCTGGGGCAGAACAGGATTTGTGACAGCTGTGAAAAAAGGAGGTTGTGCAGGCTACAGTAACAATGACATAAATGGGTAACATGTATCTCTCCAGACatcctggtctcagagcatttcgtattattctgtaagtaaatccgagacacttcatttagtacaatatgttacattttgcatggtatgtattaatttgtggatgtccatcacccatttcgtatgatatgttacaaattacaattcctattatatgttacgaatttgcaaaacatacaatatgttacgaatttgcaaaaggaggagaggaaatagaggtagggaggtagggaagGAAATGAAGCTGGAAAAGAGGAAAGGAATCGAGGAAAGGATGTGGTCCAATTTGTACAACTCAGCAGTTTATTGtgtcaaaaaaaaaataatcctaAATACATCAGTGCTCCAATTTGCCCATGTTTCTTGGAGATCCTAAATGGTTTTGTGGTCCtcagtagctcaattggtagagcatggcgcttgtaacgccagggtagtgggttcgatccccgggaccacccatacgtaaaaatgtatgcacacatgactgtaagtcgctttggataaaagcgtctgctaaatggcatattattatattattatactctCAACTCTGTGGTATTAAGAACATTACTGTTTTATAACACCACAAATTAATATCAGTTTACTTAAAGCTGGAATCTTTAATGTTGAAACTAACATGTCCATTTGCgacattacaacaacaaagaagttactgcaaacgaCAAACACAGATTTTTTTTCCTTTGGACATCATTGCACGTGCGATAGAACAGCAGAAAATgtacagtttttttgtttttttttaccacGTAGCTCCTCAACTATGCTTTGTCAActtaacaaaaacaataacaatggcGGTGGAGCggacagtggcgctgtttccaCTACTGCAGATTCCATCTTTAAGGTGTTTGTGCACACTCTATAATGgcatatgacatggttatgacaccCATCATTCCATTCACTGTAATAATGTGACACAGAGTTTGGTAAATGATGTAACGCATGGTCATAACATCTGGAGTGTAGATACTTATGTAGCATGTAATAACATAAGACATAAGTTGTCAGGCAGACTGTGTAATAGCAGTTGTTATTAACAGTTGACATTAGAGCATATGACAACAGGATGAACAGTCGCCTATAAAGCTTAAAGTATGCTTCCCAGTCTAAACAGGTCAGCTGTTTCGAGCACATTCAATTTTTTCTTGAGGTTAGTCGAAGTTCGGTTGCCGAGGTCTAcgcggtgattggtcaacagtagggattctttaatgaagtgtttgttgtcattcaacgaccTACGACTTGCaaattttttcacttgagaaatactgcaccaaacatcttagttagttGTGAAATTGCGTGACTATGACCTCCTTGGCATAAACTtctaaattaattacagatttcttgagttatcttagaataattctgactattttgaggaagtgtactgGCTTACGGCCACTCAAGAAGGACAAACAGTGATTTTGCTGCTTTTTTAtagtttttcaagcgaaggtattTCAGGAGTATGCAATCACAGACATTCACTATGCCTAggcgagttctgctaggagcataCCGACGCCTTAACACCCATTATAACTAGTGTTATATAATCGTATGCCGTTACTCATGACTGTTTAAAACTACTTATGACATCATATGACAAATGTTGTAATGTGTTATATcagtgtttcttaatcctggtcctggggacccaaaggggtgcaaatgtttgtttttgcctaagcactacacacctgattcaaatcatcaaagcttgatgatgagttgatcatttgaatcagctgttagggcaaaaacaaaaatgtgcacccctttgggtccccaagACCAGGATTAAGATAGACAGGATTAAGAATGCATGAATAAGGACACCTACAGTAAAGTGTTATCATTAAATCTGGTGTAGGCTATAGACTAGAGCGATACCTTTCTGCATCAAATCTTATCATTTCTCTTGAAGATGCGGGGATGAGGGCATCAAGGTAGCCTGTAGCGCCACTAACAACACCATATGCCATGCCGTCAAAGAACAAGGTTTGGGGATTGAGCAAAACCATAACATTTCAATGCATTACAATGATTTGGAAGATGTGCTTTCACTTACAGTATGAATGTTATAAGGTTGTTTTTTAATATAAAAATtaggtttttattttaatttattgcAGGAGGAAGCACTTTGGCAGCAGTAGTTGTCCTGATTGCTGTTCTTCTTGTCGCTTTGTTTGTGCCTATTTACCTGTGGCGAAAGAAGAAATATTGTTTTGGTAAGCGTTTGGGTCATTCTGCCAGTTGTAGACTATGCTAAATCACCAGAAGGGGGCAGAAGAGGTTATTCTCTAATTTAGTTGGTAAAGCGGTTGAAGAGAGGAGAAGTCTGGCTTGTTGAAAAGCTCTCTTTCCAAAAGTATCTGGTTTTGAGTCGTCCTTGAAATAGcattgaaatgtctctattttCCTTTGTTAGGGCCAAATGGTGGTTCGACCGAACTGCCCAACCGGAGTTCAGAGGTAGCGGAGGTAATTATCTTCAGTTTATACAaggggtgggtctaatcctgaatgctgtaTACAaggggtgggtctaatcctgaatgctgattggttaaaagcgcattccaaccggtgtctattccacaagttaccaccggctaaatctatgacagtaaaatgcctatttactctgttccatctgactgcacaatccactgtctcatcagcccagccaggcaagttataaacttgatctccactataaaaagcatctagacattatctaacttttcttttagactaacatttagttttcaatagcggagatttgtataaaccttgctgtctgtctctccgacatttgcaacattgtttaaatattcaaattggatctccagctgtcccatagtaatgaacatgtaggggtcgggacgagacagacaggcaggcagcgtttctcagccagtcgaaatcatgaatcagctggcataatttttatggatttatacaaataaatatcaattgaaaaaaggtcaaaagaaactaagtgcagctagtttgcagtctttccagcttcagtttgaagtgattgtgttagctgtgttgttggcaaGCTCCTCTAAACAACAGTGTCctgttctatgccaggcgaaatcacgcctcagtagctcattgttatggatgtatccaaataaatgccactagaaaacagcttaaacatatgcaaatgcagctactgttgttattctgtctgcacTGTTTgccgtgactgtaagttagccgtagttggctagctagcaagcaagggataagaacgttgccagccagtatggcaatggaacatttagaacaaacgactgggtcgtgtccatagatacagaacaaaaagactgaatgactggcaactgaaccgatagaacgaacgaccagccggcttgggtagcaaccctatatttgtgtcgggactatatcttgtggaaggatgaaatactatgaatacatttatcaaaataacgtttttaatgaaaatatgtcaatcattatttgaatatgttggtaacccgttgtataaaagtgaggaatgtagatattttcaaatacatgccacTTAAAAGTTTCATATCACGAAATTTCGATTtcaaatcttttggacatcagagcaatcttgaggAAATCCTATTAgagtcagaaaaggatattcATTTGAGAGAtgagatatacaaaaccttgccgAGAGCCAACTGACGTCTTAGAAAATAATATAAATTGTTGGAACCAAGATATTaaacttaatccagtataaactaatgtacagAATGACCCTGAGTTCTTCATTGTTATGCCATTCTCCTTgttgccctcgaagccggtgtttggaggatatattgacttcgtctcaggcctaacaacacccgtgccaatatatcctccaaacaccggcttctctggcattatcacttaagtgtCACACTACTCCACTCTGTCCCTGACTACAGCCACCActtaaaacacacacatgcatctcTAGTGCTACATCACTGTTACATATCATGTCATCTATTATAATTAGTGAGTTAAATATCAATAGTGAATGtgttttacatgtatttatttttttacaggaaATGCATCCACTTAGAGGTAAGAACATCATCAATGTTACTACTGATGTGTGCCATGTGTGCTTATATGACACTTATGTATATAATTTCCAACTAAGATTTACCCATAATCCCTCTTTCTTCTTTGGTTTCAGGTGTTGACCTCAGGCCACACCTCCCAGAAATCGCTAACACCTTGGGGTGGAAGGACATGAAACAGGTGGCCGAGGGCAGCGGGATGAAACATACCGCCATAGAATGCCACCAGCTGGACTTTCCCAATGACTCCCAGCAGCAGTGCTCCAGCCTACTGAGGGCCTGGGTGGAAAAGGAGGGGATGGCCACAGCCTCTGAGAAACTGGTCAATACTCTACACCGCATGAAGAAAAAGGCCAAGGCAGAGGATATCAAGGCTATCATCAGCAGCAAGGAGCATGGCGTCACAGGGGAGAACTCAGGGTTAGAACAggtgtagatactgtatatacagtaaggTCAGTGGTACTGTCCCTGCGAGTATTGGCGTGGTGtctatttaaaatatattttgatttgtttaacacttttttggttactacatgattccaaatgtgttctttcatagtgttgatgtcttcactattattctacaatgtaaaaaatagtaaaaattaagaaaaacccttgaatgagtaggtgtgtccaaacctttgactggtagtgtacagtggggaaaaaaagtatttagtcagccaccaattgtgcaagttctcccacttaaaaagatgagagaggcctgtaattttcatcataggtacacgtcaactatgacagacaaattgagggaaaaaaatccagaaaatcacattgtaggatttttaatgaatttatttgcaaattatggtggaaaataagtatttggtcacctacaaacaagcaagatttctggttctcacagacctgtaacttcttctttaagaggctcctctgtcctccactcgttacctgtattaatggcacctgtttgaacttgttatcagtataaaagacacctgtccacaacctcaaacagtcacactccaaactccactatggccaagaccaaagagctgtcaaaggacaccagaaacaaaatggtagacctgcaccaggctgggaagactgaatctgcaataggtaagcagcttggtttgaagaaatcaactgtgggagcaattattaggaaatggaagacatacaaggccactgctaatctccctcgatctggggctccacgcaagatctcaccccgtggggtcaaaatgatcacaagaacggtgagcaaaaatcccagaaccacacggggggacctagtgaatgacctgcagagagctgggaccaaagtaacaaagcctaccatcagtaacacactacgccgccagggactcaaatcctgcagtgccagacgtgtccccctgcttaagccagtacatgtccaggcccgtctgaagtttgctagagtgcctttggatgatccagaagaggattgggagaatgtcatatggtcagatgaaaccaaaatataacttttttggtaaaaactcaactcgtcgtgtttggaggacaaagaatgctgagttgcatccaaagaacaccatacctactgtgaagcatgggggtggaaacatcatgctttggggctgtttttatgcaaagggaccaggacgactgatccgtgtaaaggaaagaatgaatggggccatgtatcgtgagattttgagtgaaaacctccttccatcagcaagggcattgaagatgaaacgtggctgggtctttcagcatgacaatgatcccaaacacaccgcccgggcaacgaaggagtggcttcgtaagaagcatttcaaggtcctggagtggcctagccagtctccagatctcaaccccatagaaaatctttggagggagttgaaagtccgtgttgcccagcgacagccacaaaacatcactgctctagaggagatctcatggaggaatgggccaaaataccagcaacagtgtgtgaaaaccttgtgaagacttacagaaaacgtttgacctgtgtcattgccaacaaagggtatataacaaagtattgagaaacttttgttattgaccaaatacttattttccaccataatttgcaaataaattcattaaaaatcctacaatgtgattttctggataaaaaaaatctcattttgtctgtcatagttgacgtgtacctatgatgaaaattacaggcctctctcatctttttaagtgggagaacttgcacaattggtggctgactaaatactttttttccccactgtatataacaacAATCCAACCTCGTTTAGCATGATCCATGGCATAATTCCACTATTTGTATTCATTTGTATCACTGTCAATGacatacttttattttgaaggctaaccgcaaattccactattgtggctaatccttattgtggctagcttcacataggtgAAGCCATTAATCAAATAAGAACCGTTTTATAAATTAGGGGTACTTTAGATGATGACACctagctagatagttagctagctaaccatagctactgaaacagattgtcgttttgctatgtttttggggaagaacattgtttgcatccatcagctaacattagctatctTTTTTTATGACCAGCACTGTCCAGAGCTTGAGGAAGGGCAGGTGCGCGAGACAAAACTTTACCAGCATCATAGCATACGTATCGATGAGTCGTTGTGAcatatggtggtcctctgtagctcagctggtagagcacggcgcttgtaacgccaaggtagtgggttcaatccccgggaccacccatacacaaaaatgtatgcacgcatgactgtaagtcgctttggataaaagcgtctgctaaatggcatattattattatgaaatacgagtgatagtgtaatcaatgtgtaataactCCGTAAAAAATGAATGAATGTGTTAAATTATTATGTCATGTCATattcaggtcctgattggtcaacaTGCTAATTTGACAGGTCAAATAGTGTAATTTGAGAAgtcaaatagtgttatttgacgtGTATATTTTTTGACATGCAAAGACCCAAACAGCATTCCATATTAGACTCCATTGTCTGTAATTCTCTCAAGGATTATCCCATCCTCGTCGCTAAAATTGTTGTTGTAATTATTCTAATCTAAGGTGAGACTTTTAGATTTCTTCAAAACAATGATACTTTTTTATCGATTAATAACTGCAGTAATGGAGTTGGTCAGTAACCACCCTGGAGGTGATCACTGAGAACTCAGAAAAGAGAACTGAGGTTACAGCCCTTTATAGCAAAGACACATCCTTCTGAAtacatgacaaacagcagatgtgtggaatggGTAAAACAGTACATTGTGCTCTCATGAAACAGACATCAAGATTTACATGGAgccaaatatctgtctcatttACTGCTTGTTTATACAGAAATACTAATGTAACCTAGAACACTAGGTCATTCCCTCAAATGATTAAGTCTAGTGTTCATCTTCCATATAGGATAAATAAACTGGAGATTGGGTCTCCCTGGCACCGACAGACACTAATCATGGAATGGAATGTTGTCTTATCACCAAGTCATCGCAAATCAGCTGTCAGCGTTTAAATCTCTTAAGGCTCATCTCAgttccacacagacacaggagGGCTCCAAAACACCTACTATGCTGCATAAAACAACCATTTGATGCAATAATAGTATTATAACATAATCTTGTAATTTCCCCACCATACCTGTTTGTTGCACTGTAAATAAGAATTCCAAAGCACAGCTCGTGATTTTGTATCCACATTTGTATTGAGACTAGATATGATTCATATATTGTAGAAACAATTTGAATATTGTTTGTTGGCTGATTGATGTGTATGACAATTGGATACATAAGTACGCTCTCATTGGTTTGACCTGTACTTGCACTTTGTAAACCATGTGGTATTATTAGTTGCCAAATCATATTGGGAGACTATTTATTTATCCCCAAACCAAGAGTGTCTGTGTAAAtgtcattcaagagtttttctttatttttactattttctacattgtagaataatagtgaagacatcaaaactatgaaataacacatatggaatcatgtagtaaccaaaaaagtgttaaacaaatcaaaatatattttgtatttgagattcttcaaatagccaccctttgccttgatgacagctgtaacgccctggctccgggactctgaatattgagccagggttgttcattcttttgggtgtatttctatgtgtttggtcaagtgactcccaatcggaggtaacgagtgtcagctgtcggctcgttatctctgattgggagccatatttaatctgtttgttttccgttgggggttgtgggtttttgttctatgttcagtcgggtgtactgaggacgttacggatcgtgttttgttttgtcgttatttcaacattaaagtcatcatgttcactcccaacgctgcgctttggtcctactttattggcgatcgtgacagaaaaacccaccacaacgagaccaagcagcagttggataacgagtggtggagccagaagagcgaaggttgggagaggactatggaggcctggtccaccgagaggagagaccccagaaatttttaggggggctcacgacgtcggggcagaaggtgtacggcccggaggagtgcaagaggttggcagatatggccgccagtttaagggggccactggttacgaggggatggaaagtgtggaggcacggcgagaggtactgggggtgtttccagtccggtccggcccgttcctgatccccgtgtagggccaggggtgtgtgtccccagtgcggttctgtctgtccctgctcaacgcaccaagcctacggggtgcgtcgccagcccagctcggcctgttcctgcgcccgcaccaagtctgtggtgcgttttgccagcccagcccggcctgtccctgctccacgcaccaaggatacggtgtgcgtcgacagcccagcccggcctgtccctgctccacgcaccaaggatacggtgtgcgctcgacagcccagcccggcctgtcccctgctccacgcaccaaggatacggtgtgcgtcgacagccctgcccggcctgttcctgctccacgcaccgaaggatacggtgtgcgtcgacagccctgcccggcctgttcctgctccacgcaccaaggatacggtgtgcgtcgacagccctgcccggcctgttccgggcactcgcaccagggatacggtgcgcgtcgccagcccgacccggcctgttccggccactcgcaccagggatacggtgcacgtcgccagcccggcccggcctgttccgccactcgcaccagggatacggtgcgcgtcgccagcccgacccggcctgttcatgccactcgcaccagggatacggtgcgcgtcgccagcccggcccggcctgttcctgccactcgcaccaagccaggggcgagtcgtcagcctggtaaggcccattcctgttccacgcaccaagccaggggcgcgtgtcgtcagtccggctccggccagcggggctagacaggaccgggggtactttgggggggttggagagggagtggggatcagggccGGAGCCGGAGCGCCGCCGAGGAGgtgtgcccacccagccctccttGTGTAGCCCTTGTTGAGGCGCAGTCGCGGTCCGCGCCttttaggggggtactgtaacgccctggctccgggactctgaatattgagccagggttgttcattcttttgggtgtatttctatgtgtttggtcaagtgactcccaatcggaggtaacgagtgtcagctgtcggctcgttatctctgattgggagccatatttaatctgtttgttttccgttgggggttgtggggttttgttctatgttcagtcggtgtactgaggacgttacggatcgtgttttgttttgtcgttatttcaacattaaagtcatcatgttcactcccaacgctgcgctttggtcctactttATTGGCTGATCGTgacaacagctttgcacactctttgcattctctcaaccagcttcatgaggtagtcacctggaatgcatttcaatgaacaggtgtgccttcttaagttaatttgtggaatttctatccaatcagttgtgttgtgaggggggtatacagaatatagccctatttggtaaaagaccaagtccatattatggcaagaacagctcaaataagcaaagataactttgaaagtttcttcaagtgccgtcgcaaaaaccatcaagcgctataatgaaactggctctcatgaggaccaccacaggaatggaagacccagagttacctctgctgcagaggataagttcattagagttaccagcctcagaaactggagcccaaataaatgcttcacagagttcaagtaacagacacatctcaacatcaactgttcagaggagactgtgtgaatcaggccttcatggtcgaattgctgcaaagaaaccactactaaaggacaacaataagatTACCTTAAGATTGTCCAAAATATTTAAAATcgaatgtatttgaaaatatcttcattggtcagtccaaaattgctttttaattctgtcatggaaatacatgtatttcctattaccaagtcaCTTATGGTTTCTATGTGGATGAATTTATCGGTGCATTCGGAAAAGCTTTCGAAGGACTGTTCCATAGGGTTTTATTTTttgggagtgatattggttcttgtagaatctgtttcattttcttccatattgttttgatgttcttaactatgaagttgttcattttcttagctttatcctttgaaaataggcACATGAAAAGATTCTGGGGGTGAGCATGCACATCTAATAATTACCCAACAATGCATTTAACAATATGTCTCAAGTAAAAACCTATGTCTCatggttaaaaccaccctcagacttccttttttattctatgagttttatttgcccatataatGTCTGTTAATGCagagtatacttttttaaagaatgtcttcggtgggATAATTGGTATTACCAAGAATAAATATACaaactttgggagccatgccattctgaagaggtttattctacctgtaagatttatgggaagattgttCCATTTAAATAGATCggttttcatattgttgagtaatgggataaagttatctttatatatttgttgtttgttgtcactt belongs to Coregonus clupeaformis isolate EN_2021a chromosome 1, ASM2061545v1, whole genome shotgun sequence and includes:
- the LOC121583109 gene encoding tumor necrosis factor receptor superfamily member 6 isoform X2 — translated: MACCLCAAGQHLKSHCSVRPEDRTCVYCEADRTYNSDPNSLDSCEPCTSCDPKVNLEMEKKCTIFRDSVCRCQQGHYCNKGKEHCRACYPCTTCGDEGIKVACSATNNTICHAVKEQGGSTLAAVVVLIAVLLVALFVPIYLWRKKKYCFGPNGGSTELPNRSSEVAEEMHPLRGVDLRPHLPEIANTLGWKDMKQVAEGSGMKHTAIECHQLDFPNDSQQQCSSLLRAWVEKEGMATASEKLVNTLHRMKKKAKAEDIKAIISSKEHGVTGENSGLEQV
- the LOC121583109 gene encoding tumor necrosis factor receptor superfamily member 6 isoform X1; its protein translation is MNKYTFLYILCILCMVRLATPFKAERSSQDNLITSKLRTKRQSCQDGTYQHEGMACCLCAAGQHLKSHCSVRPEDRTCVYCEADRTYNSDPNSLDSCEPCTSCDPKVNLEMEKKCTIFRDSVCRCQQGHYCNKGKEHCRACYPCTTCGDEGIKVACSATNNTICHAVKEQGGSTLAAVVVLIAVLLVALFVPIYLWRKKKYCFGPNGGSTELPNRSSEVAEEMHPLRGVDLRPHLPEIANTLGWKDMKQVAEGSGMKHTAIECHQLDFPNDSQQQCSSLLRAWVEKEGMATASEKLVNTLHRMKKKAKAEDIKAIISSKEHGVTGENSGLEQV